The genomic region GGAATGCGGATTGGGGATTTAACAGATAAAGCGAAGAAGGGAAGGATTAAAAACAAATGGCTATGTCAGAAGAATTAGTAAAGCGACTGCAGGAAAAATTTGCAGAGCTGCAAGGCTTAATTGATATTGAGAAACATAAAAAAATAGTCTCAAAGTTAAACGACGAATTAAGCAAACCCGGTTGCTGGGACGATAACAACAGGGCGCGAGAATTCAGCGAATCACTATCAAGACACCAGGAAATCGTGAAAGAAATAGAACAGGTTTCTACGGAATATGCCGATTTAATCGAATTCGCAAAACTCGGCGAACCCGTGGAATCCGAAATTACCAAACTTATTGATAAAATAGAAGGAATAGAAATCAATCATATCTTTGACGATGAAGTAGATACTTATCCTGCATTGTTGAACATTCATCCCGGAGCAGGAGGAACCGAGTCCTGCGACTGGGTATCTATGTTATTGAGAATGTACCTGAGATGGTTTGAAAGAAAAGGATTCAAAGCAACAATCATAGATTATGAGGCAGGGGAGATTGCCGGGATTAAAAACGTAACAATAGAAGTAAAAGGCAAGAACGCTTATGGATGGGTAAAAAGTGAGTCGGGAGTACATAGACTCGTCAGAATATCACCTTTTGATGCAAACAGCAAGAGACACACCTCTTTTGCTTCCTGTTTTGTATACCCGCTCATAGAAGACGATGCAAAGATAGACATAAAAGAAGAAGATTTAAAAATAGATACTTTCAGGTCTTCCGGGGCAGGCGGGCAAAATGTAAATAAAGTTTCCTCCGCCATACGAATAACTCATTTACCAACAAACACCGTTGTATCCTGCCAGTCCGAGCGCTCACAATTTTACAACAAACAGAATGCAATGAAAGTATTAAAGTCAAGATTATACCAGTTAAAAAAGAATGAAGATGAAAAAAAGCTTGCGGAAATGACCCCGCAAAAACAGGATATCTCCTGGGGAATGGAAATACGTTCCTATGTCTTTTGCCCTTATACAATGGTAAAAGACCATCGTACGGGAGTAGAATCCGGCAGATTGCAGAATATAATGGATGGTGATTTGGATTTGTTCGTCAAAACATGGCTATTAAAAAATGCAAAATCGCAACAAAACAAAACTACTTAAAAAATATTAACCCATTGGGTTAATAAAAACTTGACATTTTTCCGATAGTGTTTTAAGGTAATGAAAGTATTATTCAAGAGTTCTAAGTTACAAAAGATTTGTGAAAGCGAAAAAGAGTTGTGTCGGAAATACGGGAAACAACAGGCGGGAGAAATAGTAAAAAGAATCAATGAACTTGTAGCTGCGGAAAGCTTGTATGATATATCTAAACTACCACAAGCAAGGCTACATAAGTTGGCAGGTAACTACAAGAATCATTTTGCCGTTGATATAAAGCATCCTTACAGGTTAATTTTATTGCCATCAAATGGCGGAGATTTTGTAAACTTAAAATTAATTACTATTGTTGAAATAATTAAAATAGAAGATTATCATTAAAGGGGGTTTAATGGCAGAAAGAAAATATAATCCGGATATAGCTATTCATCCCGGCAAGACTTTAGAGGATACTTTGAATTCTTTAAAGATGAGCCAGGCTGATTTAGCGCACAGAACAGGGTTGACGACCAAAACAATCAATGAAATTATTCAGGGGAAAAACCCTATAACTCCCGATACTGCAATAAAATTGTCGATGGTGTTCGGTATGTCGGCAAATTTCTGGAATAATTTAGAAAAGAATTATGAAGAGACATTGGCAAGATTAAGTTTTGAAAAACAAGTTGCAAAAGAACTGCCCCTATTACAAAAATTTACCTGTTATA from bacterium harbors:
- the prfB gene encoding peptide chain release factor 2, with translation MAMSEELVKRLQEKFAELQGLIDIEKHKKIVSKLNDELSKPGCWDDNNRAREFSESLSRHQEIVKEIEQVSTEYADLIEFAKLGEPVESEITKLIDKIEGIEINHIFDDEVDTYPALLNIHPGAGGTESCDWVSMLLRMYLRWFERKGFKATIIDYEAGEIAGIKNVTIEVKGKNAYGWVKSESGVHRLVRISPFDANSKRHTSFASCFVYPLIEDDAKIDIKEEDLKIDTFRSSGAGGQNVNKVSSAIRITHLPTNTVVSCQSERSQFYNKQNAMKVLKSRLYQLKKNEDEKKLAEMTPQKQDISWGMEIRSYVFCPYTMVKDHRTGVESGRLQNIMDGDLDLFVKTWLLKNAKSQQNKTT
- a CDS encoding type II toxin-antitoxin system RelE/ParE family toxin codes for the protein MKVLFKSSKLQKICESEKELCRKYGKQQAGEIVKRINELVAAESLYDISKLPQARLHKLAGNYKNHFAVDIKHPYRLILLPSNGGDFVNLKLITIVEIIKIEDYH